A single genomic interval of Polyangium spumosum harbors:
- a CDS encoding acyl-protein synthetase, translating to MTVRPTSEALHERVRAFVLGTLSGAETEPFDDLALALARFQAAHVPALGRLVRARGLDLASARDASVIPALPCDVFRLARIAVHPPEEDTLVFRTSGTSQGREARGEHPFRTTATYELVALRWGERMLWPDQEDLGVLVLAPSVEEVSDSSLGFMLDRFARELGGPASFHVRGGELDIEGLSRAAAEARARGRSMLVLGASFAFVHLLDGAGARDLTLPPGSRVMQTGGFKGRSREVEPAELRRAIAATFGLPEAHVVGEYGMTELSSQLYEGTLAAALGVRAPARHGVYVSPPWMRVTAVDAATLAPLPPGETGILRFVDLANVDASVAIQTSDLGRVTAEGVELFGRAPGATPRGCSLAIDDVLARGSS from the coding sequence GTGACGGTGCGGCCTACGAGCGAAGCGCTGCATGAGCGCGTGCGTGCGTTCGTCCTGGGGACCCTCTCCGGCGCGGAGACAGAGCCCTTCGACGACCTCGCGCTCGCGCTCGCGCGTTTCCAGGCCGCGCACGTGCCCGCCCTCGGTCGCCTCGTCCGCGCGCGCGGGCTCGACCTCGCGAGCGCGCGTGACGCCTCCGTGATCCCCGCGCTGCCGTGTGACGTCTTCCGGCTCGCGCGTATCGCCGTGCACCCACCCGAGGAGGACACGCTCGTGTTCCGGACGAGCGGCACGTCGCAGGGCAGGGAGGCGCGCGGGGAGCATCCGTTCCGCACCACGGCGACGTACGAGCTCGTCGCGCTTCGCTGGGGCGAGCGGATGCTCTGGCCCGATCAGGAAGACCTCGGCGTGCTCGTGCTCGCGCCGTCCGTCGAGGAGGTCTCCGACTCCTCGCTCGGCTTCATGCTCGATCGGTTCGCCCGCGAGCTCGGAGGCCCCGCGAGCTTTCACGTGCGCGGCGGCGAGCTCGACATCGAGGGCCTCTCACGCGCCGCGGCCGAGGCGCGTGCGCGGGGGCGGAGCATGCTCGTGCTCGGCGCGTCGTTCGCCTTCGTGCACCTGCTCGACGGCGCGGGGGCGCGGGATTTGACGCTCCCGCCGGGCAGCCGCGTGATGCAGACCGGCGGCTTCAAGGGTCGATCGCGCGAGGTCGAGCCGGCCGAGCTCCGGCGCGCGATCGCCGCCACGTTTGGCCTCCCCGAGGCGCACGTCGTGGGCGAGTACGGCATGACCGAGCTCTCCAGCCAGCTCTACGAGGGCACGCTCGCGGCTGCGCTCGGCGTGCGCGCGCCGGCGCGGCACGGCGTGTACGTGTCGCCGCCCTGGATGCGCGTGACGGCCGTCGACGCCGCGACCCTCGCGCCGCTCCCGCCGGGCGAGACGGGCATCCTGCGGTTCGTCGACCTCGCCAACGTCGACGCGTCCGTGGCGATCCAGACCTCGGACCTCGGGCGCGTGACGGCCGAGGGCGTCGAGCTCTTCGGCCGCGCCCCGGGGGCCACGCCGCGCGGGTGCTCGCTCGCGATCGACGACGTCCTCGCGCGTGGATCGTCATGA
- a CDS encoding EI24 domain-containing protein yields the protein MITPDAPPGVPVAPLQSPPAALVTLERPGFSAGLKAVLGGYGYLFRTPDLWPLALVPTGIALVLVVVLGIVGVKLAPLLVALILKDPGTGALWTVLGVVLQVLSVVVMLVAALATSFALAKPLAGPALERMVRRAEADLGAPTWPEVSFFGDMWRALQSSLVALAFTLPIIVALGVLSLLFAPMSIVAFPLQLAVTALAGAWDLCDCPLSIRGVPVGERIDFVRRNIGAVMGFGFGLALLSFLPCALLIVLPAGVLGAARLVVTLERWEATKKLPR from the coding sequence ATGATCACCCCCGATGCGCCCCCCGGCGTCCCCGTCGCTCCTCTCCAGAGCCCGCCCGCGGCTCTCGTGACGCTCGAACGCCCCGGCTTCAGCGCGGGCCTCAAGGCCGTGCTCGGCGGCTACGGCTACCTCTTCCGCACGCCGGACCTCTGGCCGCTCGCGCTCGTCCCCACGGGCATCGCGCTCGTGCTCGTGGTCGTGCTCGGCATCGTCGGCGTCAAGCTCGCGCCCTTGCTCGTCGCGTTGATCTTGAAGGATCCGGGCACGGGCGCGCTCTGGACGGTGCTCGGCGTCGTGCTCCAGGTCCTGTCGGTGGTGGTGATGCTCGTGGCCGCGCTCGCCACCTCGTTCGCGCTCGCCAAGCCGCTCGCGGGGCCCGCGCTCGAGCGGATGGTGCGGCGCGCCGAGGCCGATCTCGGGGCGCCCACGTGGCCCGAGGTGAGCTTCTTCGGGGACATGTGGCGCGCGCTGCAGTCGTCGCTCGTGGCGCTCGCGTTCACGCTGCCGATCATCGTGGCGCTCGGCGTGCTGAGCCTCCTCTTCGCGCCGATGAGCATCGTCGCGTTCCCGCTGCAGCTCGCGGTGACGGCGCTCGCGGGGGCGTGGGACCTCTGCGACTGCCCGCTCTCGATCCGCGGCGTGCCCGTCGGCGAGCGTATCGATTTCGTGCGCCGGAACATCGGCGCCGTGATGGGCTTCGGCTTCGGGCTCGCGCTGCTCTCGTTCTTGCCGTGCGCGCTGCTCATCGTGTTGCCGGCCGGCGTCCTCGGGGCGGCGCGGCTCGTGGTCACGCTGGAGCGCTGGGAAGCCACGAAGAAGCTGCCGCGCTGA
- a CDS encoding class II glutamine amidotransferase — MCELLGMECNVPTDIVFSFAGLRQRGGKTGPHADGWGLSFYEGYAARVFLEPSPAAESPLARFLAQNPIKTMLAIGHVRKRTRGPTSLANTHPFARELWGRHWVFAHNGTLPRVRQRKLGRFAPIGTTDSEYAFCVLLEELRRTFDDYPRRPSELWRVVADVGARIARDGTFNFLLGDGRHLFARCGTRLCYIIRKAPFGLAHLADDDVAVDFSAVTTPRDRVAVVATAPLTTNETWTQGKPGELWVFDHGRLLSTLPSGSPDRKGARAERGLRASPSRGRIT; from the coding sequence ATGTGCGAGCTGCTCGGGATGGAGTGCAACGTCCCCACGGACATCGTCTTTTCGTTCGCCGGTCTGCGCCAGCGAGGCGGCAAGACGGGCCCGCATGCGGACGGCTGGGGCCTCTCGTTTTACGAGGGCTACGCCGCGCGTGTGTTCCTCGAGCCGAGCCCCGCGGCCGAGAGCCCGCTCGCGCGTTTCCTCGCGCAGAACCCCATCAAGACCATGCTGGCGATCGGCCATGTCCGGAAGCGGACGCGTGGCCCCACGAGCCTCGCGAACACGCACCCGTTCGCGCGTGAGCTCTGGGGGCGGCACTGGGTCTTCGCGCACAACGGCACGCTGCCGCGCGTGAGGCAGCGCAAGCTCGGCCGCTTCGCCCCGATCGGCACGACCGACAGCGAGTACGCCTTCTGCGTGCTCCTCGAGGAGCTGCGCCGCACCTTCGACGATTATCCGCGCCGCCCGAGCGAGCTCTGGCGCGTGGTGGCCGACGTCGGCGCGCGCATCGCGCGAGACGGCACGTTCAACTTCTTGCTCGGTGACGGGCGGCACCTGTTTGCCCGGTGCGGCACGCGGCTCTGTTACATCATCCGCAAGGCGCCGTTTGGCCTCGCGCACCTCGCGGACGACGACGTCGCGGTCGACTTCTCGGCCGTGACCACGCCGCGTGATCGCGTGGCGGTCGTCGCGACGGCGCCGCTCACGACGAACGAGACGTGGACGCAAGGCAAGCCCGGCGAGCTGTGGGTCTTCGATCACGGGCGCCTGCTCTCGACGTTGCCTTCGGGTTCTCCGGATCGGAAGGGCGCGCGGGCCGAGCGAGGGCTACGCGCGAGCCCCTCGCGAGGACGCATCACGTGA
- a CDS encoding GGDEF domain-containing protein: MNDFDEKTRVTTVVQPPPGGGEAPRLGTDCLVVIYTKEPTLLGKRFVLEHNPTRVGRGADNHVVLDGDSVSRRHAQFRQQGSYWVVVDDGSTNGTYCNDEQISREVVLKNGDRVKIGPTIFKFLSGADVEAQYHEEIYRMTIIDGLTQIYNKRYLYEALEREIIRGRRHDRDLAILMFDIDHFKRINDVHGHLAGDYVLKEVARVVQSRIRRDEVFARYGGEEFSIVLPETSLEGAVALGETLRQKVADNAFVFQADSIKVTISLGVAILQESDRSAQDLIKRADEKLYQAKRTGRNRLCS; the protein is encoded by the coding sequence GTGAACGACTTCGACGAAAAGACTCGCGTTACCACGGTGGTGCAGCCCCCGCCTGGTGGGGGTGAGGCGCCTCGGCTCGGGACCGACTGCCTCGTCGTCATTTACACGAAGGAGCCGACGCTGCTCGGCAAGCGCTTCGTGCTCGAGCACAACCCGACGCGGGTCGGGCGCGGCGCGGACAACCACGTGGTGCTCGACGGCGACTCGGTGTCGCGGCGCCACGCGCAGTTCCGCCAGCAGGGCAGCTACTGGGTCGTCGTCGACGACGGCAGCACGAACGGGACGTACTGCAACGACGAGCAGATCTCGCGCGAGGTCGTCCTGAAGAACGGCGACCGCGTGAAGATTGGCCCGACGATCTTCAAGTTCCTCTCCGGGGCCGACGTCGAGGCGCAGTACCACGAAGAGATCTACCGGATGACCATCATCGATGGTCTCACCCAGATCTACAACAAGCGCTACCTCTACGAGGCCCTCGAGCGCGAGATCATCCGCGGCCGCAGGCACGATCGGGATCTGGCGATCCTGATGTTCGACATCGACCACTTCAAGCGCATCAACGACGTGCACGGCCACCTCGCGGGCGACTACGTGCTGAAGGAGGTCGCGCGCGTGGTGCAGTCGCGCATCCGCCGCGACGAGGTCTTCGCGCGTTACGGCGGCGAGGAGTTCTCGATCGTCCTGCCCGAGACCTCGCTGGAGGGCGCGGTCGCGCTCGGCGAGACGCTCCGGCAGAAGGTCGCGGACAACGCGTTCGTGTTTCAAGCCGACAGCATCAAGGTGACGATCAGCCTCGGCGTCGCGATCCTGCAGGAGAGCGATCGCTCGGCGCAGGACCTCATCAAGCGCGCCGACGAGAAGCTCTACCAGGCCAAGAGGACAGGCCGTAACCGCCTCTGTTCTTGA
- the hemG gene encoding protoporphyrinogen oxidase: MNVRRVVVVGGGVTGLVVAYRLLSAQKDARFEVTLLESRPRLGGNIQTEREGGFVIDGGPDSFVVAKPQATDLCKELGLGERLIVTTPKNRRVYVPRRGALHTLPEGLVLAVPTRFLPFAKTPLFSLPGKARMALDLVLPKRPKEKGDESIGSFLQRRLGKEAVDILGEPLLGGIYAGDVDLLSIRSTFPQLAALEDNHGSLIRGAIAERRKKGTTKGPPPSPFHSLLGGMGELIEALARRIEKAGGDIRVGAPVVSVERSSGADASAPPRWVVRHGARDGQTESIEADDVVMAAPANAAASALGDVDAELGALLRGIPYLSTATIVLAYARPDVPHPLDAVGVVIPKDERRRILAATFISSKWTGRAPQDAALVRVFVGGHRDPGALAATDEALVSLAREELGSLIGVRAAPMLARVFRYEQANAQPIVGHAARVRRIRDISRRLPGLYFAGAAFDGVGIPDCVRQANEAAAAVAAR; encoded by the coding sequence GTGAACGTTCGCCGCGTCGTCGTGGTCGGCGGCGGCGTGACGGGGCTCGTCGTCGCCTACCGCCTGCTCTCCGCGCAGAAAGACGCGCGGTTCGAGGTCACGCTGCTCGAGTCGCGGCCGAGGCTCGGCGGCAACATCCAGACCGAGCGCGAAGGTGGCTTCGTGATCGACGGCGGGCCCGACTCGTTCGTCGTCGCCAAGCCACAAGCCACGGACCTCTGCAAGGAGCTCGGCCTCGGCGAGCGGCTCATCGTCACCACGCCGAAGAACCGCCGCGTGTACGTCCCGCGCCGCGGCGCGCTGCACACGCTGCCCGAGGGGCTCGTGCTCGCGGTGCCCACGCGCTTCTTGCCGTTCGCGAAGACGCCGCTCTTCAGCCTGCCGGGCAAGGCCCGCATGGCGCTCGACCTCGTCTTGCCCAAGCGCCCGAAGGAGAAGGGCGACGAGTCGATCGGGAGTTTTCTGCAGAGGCGCCTCGGAAAGGAGGCGGTCGACATCCTCGGCGAGCCCTTGCTCGGCGGCATCTACGCGGGTGACGTCGACCTGCTCAGCATCCGCAGCACCTTCCCGCAGCTCGCCGCGCTCGAGGACAACCACGGCAGCCTCATCCGCGGCGCGATCGCCGAGCGTCGGAAAAAAGGCACGACGAAGGGCCCGCCGCCGAGCCCGTTCCACTCGCTGCTCGGCGGCATGGGCGAGCTCATCGAGGCGCTCGCGCGGCGCATCGAGAAGGCCGGCGGCGACATCCGCGTGGGCGCGCCCGTCGTCTCCGTCGAGCGATCGAGCGGCGCGGACGCGAGCGCGCCCCCGCGCTGGGTCGTGCGTCACGGCGCGCGTGACGGGCAGACCGAGTCGATCGAGGCCGACGACGTGGTGATGGCGGCGCCCGCGAACGCGGCGGCGAGCGCGCTCGGTGATGTCGACGCGGAGCTCGGCGCGCTCCTCCGCGGCATCCCGTACCTCTCGACGGCCACGATCGTGCTCGCGTACGCGCGGCCCGACGTCCCGCATCCGCTCGACGCCGTGGGCGTGGTCATCCCCAAGGACGAGCGGCGTCGCATCCTCGCGGCCACGTTCATCTCGAGCAAGTGGACGGGGCGCGCGCCGCAGGACGCGGCGCTCGTGCGCGTCTTCGTCGGCGGGCATCGTGATCCCGGCGCGCTCGCGGCGACGGACGAGGCGCTCGTCTCGCTCGCGCGTGAGGAGCTTGGCTCGCTCATCGGCGTGAGGGCTGCGCCCATGCTCGCGCGGGTCTTCCGGTACGAGCAGGCGAACGCGCAGCCGATCGTGGGGCACGCTGCCCGCGTGCGTCGCATCCGCGACATCTCGCGCAGGCTCCCGGGCCTCTATTTCGCGGGCGCCGCGTTCGACGGCGTGGGCATCCCCGACTGCGTGCGGCAGGCGAACGAAGCCGCGGCGGCCGTCGCGGCGCGCTGA
- the hemE gene encoding uroporphyrinogen decarboxylase — MFDRFLRACRREATDVTPVWFMRQAGRYMAEYRALREKRTLLEICKTPELALEVTLQPLRLGVDAAILFADILLPLEPMGAPFSFEKGEGPVIHAPVRDRADIDRMRVFEPEEGLGYVLEAIRLIRRELDGKTPLIGFAGAPFTMASYLVEGGKSSDYFRTKQLMWGDPASFSLLMGKISEVVRRYLHAQIEAGAQAIQLFDSWIGALSPEDYRTHVAPHVKNILQSVETTGVPVIHFGTNTSTLLEAQRTAGGTVIGVDWRMPLGEAWKRIGYDRAIQGNLDPLLLCAPREVAAARARAVLAEAAGRPGHIFNLGHGIVPQTPVDNVKALVDVIHEYRHEGAA; from the coding sequence ATGTTCGATCGGTTTTTGCGAGCCTGCCGCCGCGAGGCGACGGACGTGACGCCCGTCTGGTTCATGCGACAGGCCGGCCGCTACATGGCCGAGTACCGCGCGCTCCGGGAAAAACGCACGCTGCTCGAGATCTGCAAGACGCCCGAGCTCGCGCTGGAGGTCACGCTGCAGCCGCTGCGCCTCGGCGTCGACGCGGCCATCCTGTTCGCGGACATCCTCCTGCCGCTCGAGCCGATGGGCGCGCCGTTCTCGTTCGAGAAGGGCGAGGGCCCGGTGATCCACGCGCCGGTGCGCGACCGCGCGGACATCGATCGGATGCGCGTCTTCGAGCCCGAAGAGGGGCTCGGCTACGTGCTCGAAGCGATTCGCCTCATCCGTCGCGAGCTCGACGGCAAGACGCCGCTCATCGGCTTCGCGGGCGCGCCCTTCACGATGGCGAGTTACCTCGTCGAGGGCGGCAAATCGTCGGACTACTTCCGCACGAAGCAGCTCATGTGGGGCGACCCGGCGTCGTTCTCGCTGCTCATGGGCAAGATCTCCGAGGTCGTGCGCCGTTACCTGCACGCGCAGATCGAGGCCGGCGCGCAGGCGATCCAGCTCTTCGACTCGTGGATCGGCGCGCTCTCGCCCGAGGACTACAGGACACACGTGGCGCCCCACGTGAAGAACATCCTGCAGAGCGTGGAGACGACGGGCGTGCCGGTGATCCACTTCGGCACGAACACCTCGACGCTGCTCGAAGCGCAACGCACCGCCGGAGGCACGGTGATCGGCGTCGACTGGCGGATGCCGCTCGGCGAGGCGTGGAAGCGCATCGGGTACGATCGGGCGATCCAGGGCAACCTCGATCCGCTCCTGCTCTGCGCGCCTCGCGAGGTGGCCGCGGCGCGCGCGCGGGCCGTGCTCGCGGAGGCCGCCGGAAGGCCGGGGCACATCTTCAACCTCGGGCACGGGATCGTGCCGCAGACGCCGGTCGACAACGTGAAGGCGCTCGTCGACGTGATCCACGAATACCGGCACGAGGGCGCGGCGTGA
- a CDS encoding aspartate aminotransferase family protein: protein MPLSEFPAPAEEPTGEELPEIRVAPPGPASRSLLGRLERVECPAFGSRRKTREESSGAEMTPIVLASGKGANLFDVDGNRYVDLVAGFGSLLLGHGATSVTRAIEAQTDRLIQALGDVYAADIKVALLERLASLHPGSAPRVLLCQSGSDAVTAALKTVTLATGKPGVVAFEGAYHGLGYGPLAVLGLRDSYREPFSSQLNPHVKFAPYPAAEDDLDRSLGAAEKALAAGNVGAVLVEPILGRGGIIVPPERFLRDLCELAHRHGALVVADEIWTGLGRSGSMVRSTAVGASVDVLVFGKGLGGGLPIAACIAPDEVMQAWAREGEVVHTSTHAGAPLACATAIATLDSLRFRQLVTKAREIGARTKEYLAAVLAGAPGVVEVRGEGLMLGVAFESGALALHTMRRMLEAGYVVITGGQKGEVITWTPPLTIAEEQLTAAANAMKAAIG, encoded by the coding sequence ATGCCCCTCAGCGAGTTTCCCGCTCCCGCAGAGGAACCGACGGGTGAAGAGCTCCCCGAGATCCGCGTAGCGCCTCCCGGCCCTGCGTCTCGCAGCCTGCTCGGCAGGCTCGAGCGCGTCGAGTGTCCGGCGTTCGGCTCACGGCGCAAGACCCGCGAGGAGTCGAGCGGCGCGGAGATGACGCCGATCGTCCTCGCCTCGGGCAAGGGCGCGAACCTGTTCGACGTCGACGGCAACCGCTACGTCGACCTCGTGGCCGGCTTCGGTTCGCTCCTGCTCGGTCACGGCGCGACGAGCGTGACGCGCGCCATCGAGGCGCAGACCGATCGGCTCATCCAGGCGCTCGGCGACGTGTACGCGGCCGACATCAAGGTCGCGCTGCTCGAGCGGCTCGCGTCGCTGCACCCGGGCTCCGCGCCGCGCGTGCTGCTCTGCCAGAGCGGCAGCGACGCGGTGACGGCCGCGTTGAAGACGGTCACGCTCGCGACGGGCAAACCCGGCGTGGTCGCGTTCGAAGGCGCGTATCACGGCCTCGGTTACGGCCCGCTCGCCGTGCTCGGGCTACGCGACAGTTACCGCGAGCCCTTCAGCTCGCAGCTCAACCCGCACGTCAAGTTCGCGCCGTATCCCGCGGCGGAGGACGATCTCGATCGGTCCCTCGGCGCCGCGGAGAAGGCGCTCGCGGCCGGCAACGTGGGCGCGGTGCTGGTCGAGCCGATCCTCGGCCGCGGCGGCATCATCGTGCCGCCCGAGAGGTTCTTGCGTGACCTCTGCGAGCTCGCGCATCGGCACGGCGCGCTGGTCGTCGCGGACGAGATCTGGACCGGGCTCGGCCGTTCGGGCTCGATGGTGCGATCGACCGCGGTGGGCGCTTCGGTCGACGTGCTCGTGTTCGGCAAGGGCCTCGGCGGAGGGCTGCCGATCGCGGCGTGTATCGCGCCGGACGAGGTCATGCAGGCGTGGGCGCGTGAGGGCGAGGTCGTGCACACGTCCACGCACGCGGGGGCGCCGCTCGCTTGCGCGACGGCGATCGCCACGCTCGACTCGCTCAGGTTCCGGCAGCTCGTCACGAAGGCGCGCGAGATCGGCGCGCGGACGAAGGAGTACCTCGCCGCGGTGCTCGCGGGCGCGCCGGGCGTCGTCGAGGTGCGCGGCGAGGGCTTGATGCTCGGCGTCGCTTTCGAGAGCGGCGCGCTCGCCTTGCATACGATGCGCCGCATGCTCGAGGCCGGCTACGTGGTCATCACGGGCGGACAGAAGGGTGAGGTGATCACCTGGACGCCGCCGCTCACGATCGCCGAGGAGCAACTCACGGCGGCCGCGAACGCGATGAAGGCGGCGATCGGCTGA